Proteins encoded by one window of Channa argus isolate prfri chromosome 13, Channa argus male v1.0, whole genome shotgun sequence:
- the znf740b gene encoding zinc finger protein 740b isoform X1 has product MTHHSNNSVRDHMKWAGLLGCEAVLSSMALMQANNIPSQKKMMMGQGHRASPEIHQTHSQHTHNHHGHQVPHGQPHHSHMGHSSAGSCPPLLIRKDGDYHSSRLLDGKDIQANQNMQPKKKHKKSASSNKVKEKVEHLLPRIDMDDDSSLKVQKNFICDHCYGAFRSSYHLKRHILTHTGEKPFACDACDMRFIQRYHLDRHKRVHSGEKPYQCDRCHQNFSRTDRLLRHRRLCTVGLTKEENQYSQDASAHPASWSPLQPSNNRLTV; this is encoded by the exons ATGACACACCATTCCAACAACTCTGTTCGAGACCATATGAAATGG GCTGGGTTACTGGGTTGTGAGGCGGTGCTGTCCAGCATGGCCCTAATGCAAGCTAACAACATCCCAAGCCAGAAAAAGATGATGATGGGTCAGGGGCACAGGGCCAGTCCTGAGATACATCAAACCCACTCACAGCACACCCACAACCACCATGGACACCAGGTTCCCCATGGGCAACCCCACCACAGCCACATGGGCCATTCATCAGCTGGGAGCTGTCCACCTCTG ctaaTCCGAAAAGATGGTGATTATCACTCATCAAGATTGTTGGATGGAAAGGACATACAGGCTAATCAGAATATGCAACCcaagaaaaagcacaaaaaatcAGCTTCATCgaacaaagtaaaagaaaaagtggag CATCTACTTCCACGAATCGATATGGATGATGACAGTTCTTTGAAAGTTCAGAAGAACTTTATCTGTGACCACTGCTATGGAGCATTCCGGAGCAGCTACCACCTCAAGCGACATATACTTACACATACGG GGGAAAAGCCATTTGCTTGCGATGCATGTGACATGCGGTTCATTCAGCGCTACCACTTGGACAGACACAAGAGGGTCCACAGCGGAGAGAAGCCGTACCAGTGTGATCGCTGCCATCAG AACTTCTCACGGACAGACCGGCTGCTGAGGCACAGACGGCTGTGTACGGTTGGGTTGACCAAAGAGGAAAACCAATACTCACAGGACGCATCTGCCCATCCAGCTTCCTGGAGCCCCTTACAGCCTTCCAACAACCGTCTGACTGTCTGA
- the znf740b gene encoding zinc finger protein 740b isoform X2 gives MALMQANNIPSQKKMMMGQGHRASPEIHQTHSQHTHNHHGHQVPHGQPHHSHMGHSSAGSCPPLLIRKDGDYHSSRLLDGKDIQANQNMQPKKKHKKSASSNKVKEKVEHLLPRIDMDDDSSLKVQKNFICDHCYGAFRSSYHLKRHILTHTGEKPFACDACDMRFIQRYHLDRHKRVHSGEKPYQCDRCHQNFSRTDRLLRHRRLCTVGLTKEENQYSQDASAHPASWSPLQPSNNRLTV, from the exons ATGGCCCTAATGCAAGCTAACAACATCCCAAGCCAGAAAAAGATGATGATGGGTCAGGGGCACAGGGCCAGTCCTGAGATACATCAAACCCACTCACAGCACACCCACAACCACCATGGACACCAGGTTCCCCATGGGCAACCCCACCACAGCCACATGGGCCATTCATCAGCTGGGAGCTGTCCACCTCTG ctaaTCCGAAAAGATGGTGATTATCACTCATCAAGATTGTTGGATGGAAAGGACATACAGGCTAATCAGAATATGCAACCcaagaaaaagcacaaaaaatcAGCTTCATCgaacaaagtaaaagaaaaagtggag CATCTACTTCCACGAATCGATATGGATGATGACAGTTCTTTGAAAGTTCAGAAGAACTTTATCTGTGACCACTGCTATGGAGCATTCCGGAGCAGCTACCACCTCAAGCGACATATACTTACACATACGG GGGAAAAGCCATTTGCTTGCGATGCATGTGACATGCGGTTCATTCAGCGCTACCACTTGGACAGACACAAGAGGGTCCACAGCGGAGAGAAGCCGTACCAGTGTGATCGCTGCCATCAG AACTTCTCACGGACAGACCGGCTGCTGAGGCACAGACGGCTGTGTACGGTTGGGTTGACCAAAGAGGAAAACCAATACTCACAGGACGCATCTGCCCATCCAGCTTCCTGGAGCCCCTTACAGCCTTCCAACAACCGTCTGACTGTCTGA